Genomic window (Zingiber officinale cultivar Zhangliang chromosome 2B, Zo_v1.1, whole genome shotgun sequence):
tCATTGATAATGGTCCAAACTACACCTTCAGTGCAAGGGGGTGTGGTTAAAGAGCCCGTGTATCTGTAGTACTGATTGCTCCCTATCTCTATCTCGCTTGGATCCACCATGCCCACCGCTTCCTCTACTTCATATCTGTCTTTGACCATATCGATGTATTTCTCCATCTGCATCAagaaattttacttaaaatttaagagaaatattttaatAGTTTTTCAGTTATCCCTGGGTGTTAGGCTGCTGAGTGCAGTCGGGTGCCCGGATCAATTCCAGACGCCCTTCATGCACTCAGCGCCCATCGTAACCAAACCGTATATATGTGAATGAAGGACCTTGGCAAGGAAGGGTTCACTGGGGCCGAGGGTGTAGAGAATGCCGACGACGGCATTGCGGTTGTCGGCGCTCTGATGAACCATGTGGAGCTCCATATCGAATCTGCGAAAAGATTGCTCAGATTTGTTGAATTCGAAGAGTTTGGAGATGAAGGGAGGGGGATCGACGCACCTGCGGCCGTTGATGGTGTGCTCCGTCGGCAAGTGCCAGTGCAGCTGCTTCAGAGCGTAGTCGATTCCGTCGATCTGCACACCTCCAACGTTGCCTTCGAACCGGAGCTGCCAGATTGAAAATTTCAGGATCAAAATCGCATCTTTCTCTTTTTGGCGTGGCcaaaatcgatttttttttttccatggaTCACTGACCATGATGTCGTGGCCGCGGTTTTTGAGCACGGTAGTGACAGGGCGGTAGGAACTGCGGAGGAAGCCCAGGAGGGGCAGAACCTCGACGCGATCGTCAGAGAGGTCCACAGGCGACTGCATCCGGCCTTGACCGCAGGCCGCCCACTCCTTGTGGACGCGCCCCCAGTTCTCCGGCCCCAACTCACTCCCTTTCTGGTAGCCGAACTCCATGTTGTCAGCTGCAATCAAGCTTTTGATCATAAATCCACATCAAGTTCAAATTTTTAAGCCGTGAAGTTTGCTCACGTACCGACTGGTTGAGAGATTGCGATGTGAGATTGCAGGAGGAGGACGAACAGGACAAGGAAAGCAGAGAGGGTCGTGAGTCTGATGTTGTTATCCGCCATTGATGACCGATTTTTTTGCACAAGAACGAAGAAGAAGACGCATAAATATATGTACAGATCAGCGGGAATGAAGAGAGAAAGTGAATCAAAAAAAGTAGCAAGCTAAGCAAGGGATCCGAGATTACTATCTTTCTTTTTGCACAtgatttatttctatatattttttttatgggaTGCGTTGATTTCTTGCTTGCACAGCGAGTGCAGTAAGAATATTTACTTACATATAAAACTGCTGGATGAGTTGTTCTTGCGCTGGGAAAGACAACCATTACAtgcacatttatttatttttttgtccttttttttgtacattaaattttaaataattatttcccCTCTAAGCCTCCAAACAACACACAATGCTAGCTATAATTACGAATGGTATTACGGGAAGATATTGTAATTAATGTGGATGATTTATGTTTCAGTCAAATAACATAGATAGTCCAGGCTTAGTCATTGGTGGTTTACCTcgtccggaagttgagtcggaCAGAGGTTGATCGTGTTGTCCCCGCTATTGACGGAAAGTCGCAGAGACGCCTTGTTGACCTGGCGTCTACTGGAAAAGTTCTCACGGGTGAGTGATGAGGGGTGATGACGGAGATGATGAGGCGAGGGTCTCCTGCACACACTTAGACAAGCACCCAGGTCGTTaaagaccaagaaccagggaaaaagtctccgagtcaggccctccgacgctcaagttaggtacttttCCCCAGAAGTACAGTGAaacgaaaggacgaaaagtaaataACAAAATGTGAAAagatgagtgagcgtacctgtgtagagacaaagcctccctttttatatggcagtgggtacttctggagtctgacaagtatcagggaatgtcgggtgtcaagatttgtctggcggtgaatgacacatgaCATCTTCCTATATGTCTAAGGAGGGATCGGTGGGCAATGAGccctagaccgttagcatattccctgacatgcagtgattattctctgacgggtTGTTACGATTCCCTAACTTGATTGTCGTATAGTGTATGCTCGCCCCGGTCTGTTAACCTTAGACTGAGTCCTCGTACCTACAAATCTTGACCTGCAGGCACAGACCTGCATTCCCTGACGCATTCCTTGGTTTGTGTTTGTTGTCCCGTAAATCCAGATCTGTACGTCCAGACCTACATTTGTCATTCGGTCAATCTCGGTAGATCTAGACCTGCGCCTATCACCCTGCCAATCTAGGCCTTCGCTTGTCGTTCCTTAAGTCTCGTCCCGTACACACGACCCTGCTCCGCATTTTATCCTGTAAGTCCTGAATCGTACGTCCTGACCCACATATCCTATTTTGCATGTCTCACCCTGTAAATCCCGACCGGTAAACCTTAGTCCGCTTACCCTGAACTGTATGTCCTGGTCCGTATGTCTGGCTCTGCATGTCTTATCCTGTGAGTCATGACTTGTACGTCCTGGTCCGTATATCCTGTTCTGCATGTCTTCCTGTATcttgtaagtcctgacctgtaagccttagtctgGCTATCCTGACCTGTATGTCCTGGTCTGTATATCCTGACCTGTATGTTCTGGCCCGTATATCTTGACCTGTACATCCTAGTCCGTATATCCTGACCTATACATCTTGGTCTGTGTCTCATGTTCTTCCTGTTTTACCCTGTGAGTTTTGACCTGTAtcctgtaagtcctgacctgtatcccgtaagtcctgacctgtacgtcTTACCTTCCGAGTTCTTACTCGCCATGTAGGCCTAACTCCTGAATGCCACTTATGTCCGACTTGGATCGTCCTGTAATCTGGACATTTAACCACCACGTAGGGcggacttttgaccaccacgtaggctGGAAATTTGACCATCACGTAggtttgacttctgaccgcctcatgggcttgacttttgaccgcctcGTGAGCTTAACCTCTGACTGCCacatgggcttgacttctgaccacgtcCGCTATCCGACCCCtctatcatgcaccgtatcacaatgGTCAATGGACGATTCAACTCACACATTCACTGAAGATTATTGGTGTGGATGACGAAGAAGCCTTGACGTACTTCATCGGAGGGTTAGACCGGCGTTGAGGAGATCCTAGCAAGCCACTCAGACATACATAGGCATGGATATGAGTATGGGTATGAAAATGGAGAATTTGATTCATTttaaaccttgtgtttggttgatgaaaataaaatcaaaattttggaatgaaaGCTAAAAATTTGGATAATGATGAAACTCATCTCCGatgtaaataaaaatgaaaattaagttttagacgaaaatattcttaatatatttgtttaatttttctttcaaattactttccttctcattattttctctcatcatattttctttatTCTGAGTTCCCTCGGAAGAGTCTAGTTGCtaacgcatgaggtgttgccaccatgagatctgggattcaaatctcgacaaaaccaaggtaaatacctcccttatgtgtgctagtcactattccaaaggctacttCGTGTTAGCCCTGGTACGGGTTGGCGGAGACGTTGgtggcgagcgtattcgccttttgccaccatactTTTTTTATTCTcattatctcatcacactttctctcttatcatattttctctctcctcattttctctcatcacacgctctctcttctcattttctctcattatactCTTTCTCTTTATTCTCTTCTATCATACTTTCATTTTCATTagactttctctctcttcatcctttcTACTTATGCTTTCTATCTCACCATAcacttttcttatttttttctcattacactttctctctcattatactttctttctcttcaatatatttcatcattctctctcatcataatttctcttTCCTCAATTTCTCCTATCACACTCGCTCCTCATTCCCTTTTAAGTGAGCCATTGGTTTGACTTATTATAGACATTTAGAAGAGAGATCTGCAAAGGCAACTATTGTTCTAATTAACATGATCTACAAACACTACAAAAATAATCAAGATTACCGATGAAAATATCCGTCGGTATTTAATATTTTCGACGGAATTATCGACGAAATAGCGTATTCTGTCGATAAAATTCTACCCACTGAAAATCAGCCCGTCGGTAATAACGCCGGAACAGTAGAATGGAATCGTCGTAAAATACCGATGGAAACACAGGTTCCGTCGGTAAATCCCAATGGAATACGAGTTCCATCGGCAATTTATCGGAATAAATTGTTGGTAATTTTTTCGATAATTTCTGACGGAAGTttgtttccgtcggtaatccatcggtaaaggaaaaaaaattgacAGAACATATCTGTTTTCTCGCTTTCCCTATTTACAAATTTCAAATATCCAAAACCATTATAGATGATGGCATTATAATCCATTACATACAATCCACACATACAAAAATATAATCCACATACACATACATCATATAACAATCATATACAAACAATCACACATATAAAATccacacataaaaataaaatttatacatcctaacaattcaTTCTTCTTCATATAAACTTATAAGGACAAATAAACTAACATTTATACTATAAAAAACAATCCAAATCATCTAAACTAAACAATTATGcagaatacaa
Coding sequences:
- the LOC122048731 gene encoding alpha carbonic anhydrase 7-like, which translates into the protein MADNNIRLTTLSAFLVLFVLLLQSHIAISQPVADNMEFGYQKGSELGPENWGRVHKEWAACGQGRMQSPVDLSDDRVEVLPLLGFLRSSYRPVTTVLKNRGHDIMLRFEGNVGGVQIDGIDYALKQLHWHLPTEHTINGRRFDMELHMVHQSADNRNAVVGILYTLGPSEPFLAKMEKYIDMVKDRYEVEEAVGMVDPSEIEIGSNQYYRYTGSLTTPPCTEGVVWTIINEVRTVSSEQLRLLSEAVRDDASMNARPVQSINDRRIGLFRPAETIKLMI